A window of Ranitomeya variabilis isolate aRanVar5 chromosome 2, aRanVar5.hap1, whole genome shotgun sequence contains these coding sequences:
- the LOC143808042 gene encoding uncharacterized protein LOC143808042: MRRWRSIRDQYRRERQQRARSGDAAPTKRKYAYYVRLALLDPIMDLRPTQSNLTERETGSDSEAIIDPVREGKEVAGPSSQPSSCIPQGPPTPEACPASAPEAAPALVSLEDPGSSSSPTVPLEASPQPAVISCRGR; the protein is encoded by the exons atgagacgctggCGCAGCATCCGCGATCAATATAGGCGGGAacgtcagcagcgggccaggagtggggatGCAGCACCAACAAAGCGGAAGTATGCTTATTATGTTCGGCTTGCTCTTCTGGATCCCattatggatctcagacc aactcagtccaacctcactgagagggagactggGTCAGATTCTGAGGCCATTATCGATCCGGTCAGGGAAGgtaaagaggtggctggcccatcttctcagCCTTCCAGCTGCATCCCTCAAGGTCCTCCTACACCAGAAGCTTGTCCTGCATCAGCCCCAGAAGCTGCACCAGCACTCGTCAGCCTGGAAGATCCAGGaagcagcagcagccctactgttcctctggaggcctccccacagcctgctgttatATCCTGCCGTGGGCGATGA